In one window of Tubulanus polymorphus chromosome 3, tnTubPoly1.2, whole genome shotgun sequence DNA:
- the LOC141901771 gene encoding protein O-linked-mannose beta-1,2-N-acetylglucosaminyltransferase 1-like, with translation MLQIEVMVLGRLLRAPKLIINRYFGGIKGFLIWLVILGVVILVFKSFLLRASRLLDSKTVDSGESLDDSAGGAFPHGPPGSMKDNWLFPDLESSATEKTNAKTGFKCDLEKPCEGNEYAYYVRSAIGKNIGPSICWNGDYIVSNTRRNWSRGLMVVVINDETKRLVEIKHFDTYLDDAAFVRYLKLVVADSHLILAASADEMSYNFHEDARAWMMRYGSKSISQVKFRDTFVILGQRGLASGSAIEKLVHRGSEQDFADPAEIKGCISIPVGPLKKIQVTKPQIGDRSSMMTGKELANCGLRHACGPNTFPVHMFTGKQKRSDAGPKICVNGKYVLAEGINDAGRGFNIAVIDPVEIEVIRVGHFDTYAEDSSHLEIFLEMITEGEIILAITYDDAARKLSDHAKHLLNELGSAQVQNMRFRDNWYFIGQKGVDGFVDREQLEYSGIRHEWPNVIDKRMCVPTKLQGFKIKPDPLTSKNPKRREFCTKYEGYDDFCDVNHMDELLAPAPLTDRALQGHVVFLTPIAVVIKDMTGKALQMLLDTILMQPGVDPKIVYVMHDKEHPDAGDMASVYGFHSVLLDSLETFPDYMNQGMDKIWSLFPKKSYVMMIEEAVVLSPDYLYFMAQILPMLKQDETLIGISAWNPNGYEGVSSNISLLYRIETIPGLAFLMKRTFYERKLKGRLKKCCRRRSWEVWKFSSGMEDYEMVVPDISRVQHLPVVQPSKLEAQLFNRKRVVNLEPRPELAGVRSIIADRYEEEIFRLIRDSKPMSMAHLKPCRQALAVNNPLLHLPGAGKVYVLYFNQRSSEDYTVVALLCKCSGLFFVEGVDPFGLHKGMLRFTLKNNVILFIGSASPYFVYKPPSTEPIGNEFFTGNER, from the exons ATGTTGCAGATTGAGGTGATGGTCCTAGGGCGTCTTCTACGAGCCCCGAAATTAATCATCAACAGATATTTTGGTG GAATTAAAGGCTTCCTCATTTGGCTTGTAATACTGGGTGTAGTTATTCTTGTATTTAAATCGTTTCTGTTGAGAGCGAGTAGGCTTttggattctaagactgtagATTCAG GAGAAAGTTTGGATGATTCCGCCGGTGGTGCATTTCCACACGGTCCACCAGGATCCATGAAAGACAACTGGTTGTTTCCAGATCTCGAATCATCAGCTACGGAAAAAACAAACGCCAAAACGG GTTTTAAATGTGACCTTGAAAAACCATGCGAGGGTAATGAGTATGCTTACTATGTGCGTTCGGCTATTGGTAAAAATATCGGACCTTCGATCTGTTGGAACGGAGATTA TATTGTCAGTAATACACGCAGAAACTGGAGCCGTGGTCTTATGGTTGTCGTCATCAATG ACGAAACAAAAAGATTGGttgaaatcaaacattttgataCGTATCTCGATG ATGCTGCCTTTGTTAGGTATTTGAAGTTAGTAGTAGCCGATAGTCATCTTATTTTAGCAGCAAGCGCTGATGAAATGTCTTACAA TTTTCATGAAGATGCTCGTGCTTGGATGATGCGTTATGGAAGTAAAAGTATCAGTCAAGTTAAATTCAGGGACACATTTGTAATACTTGGACAGAGAGGTCTGGCATCTGGTTCAGCCATTGAAAAG TTGGTCCACAGAGGAAGTGAACAAGATTTTGCAGACCCAGCTGAGATAAAAGGCTGTATTTCAATTCCAG TTGGGCCTTTGAAGAAGATCCAAGTGACAAAGCCTCAGATTGGTGATAGGTCAAGTATGATGACTGGCAAGGAGCTGGCTAATTGTGGACTACGCCATGCTTGCGGCCCAAACACGTTTCCCGTCCATATGTTTACAGGAAAACAGAAAAGATCTGACGCAGGCCCAAAAATCTGTGTCAACGGAAAATA TGTACTAGCTGAAGGTATTAATGATGCTGGACGAGGTTTCAATATAGCTGTTATTGATCCTGTGGAAATTGAAGTCATTAGAGTTGGACATTTTGATACTTATGCAGAAG ACAGCAGTcatttggaaatatttttagagATGATCACAGAAGGTGAAATTATACTAGCTATAACTTATGATGATGCAGCTAGAAA GTTGTCTGATCACGCTAAACACCTACTGAATGAATTGGGTAGTGCACAAGTACAGAATATGCGATTCCGTGATAACTGGTATTTCATCGGTCAGAAAGGAGTTGATGGATTTGTCGATCGTGAACag TTAGAATATTCGGGAATCCGACATGAGTGGCCCAATGTAATTGATAAGAGAATGTGCGTTCCCACAAAAT tgcAAGGTTTCAAGATAAAACCAGATCCATTGACTAGTAAAAATCCAAAAAGGCGAGAATTTTGTACAAAATATGAAGGCTATGATGATTTCTGTGATG TGAATCACATGGATGAGTTATTGGCGCCAGCCCCTTTAACTGATCGTGCACTTCAAGGACATGTTGTATTTTTGACGCCCATTGCTGTAGTCATCAAAG ATATGACTGGCAAAGCTTTACAGATGTTGTTAGATACTATACTGATGCAACCAGGAGTAGATCCAAAGATTGTGTAT GTGATGCATGACAAGGAACACCCTGATGCTGGCGATATGGCTTCAGTTTATGGCTTTCATAGCGTATTACTTGATAGTTTAGAAACATTCCCTG ATTACATGAATCAAGGGATGGATAAAATCTGGTCTTTATTTCCGAAGAAATCGTATGTGATGATGATTGAAGAAGCAGTCGTACTTTCCCCTGACTATCTATATTTCATGGCTCAGATTTTGCCGATGCTTAAACAGGACGAAACGCTCATTGGAATATCTGCTTGGAATCCAAATG GGTATGAAGGAGTCTCAAGTAATATATCGTTACTGTACCGAATAGAAACAATCCCTGGATTAGCGTTCCTGATGAAACGAACGTTCTACGAACGCAAGCTAAAAGGCAGATTAAAGAAATGTTGCAGACGAAG GTCGTGGGAGGTATGGAAATTCAGCAGTGGAATGGAAGACTATGAAATGGTCGTACCAGACATCTCGAGAGTTCAACATTTACCTGTTGTTCAACCTTCAAAATTAGAAGCTCAATTGTTCAATAGAAAACGAGTCGTCAATCT AGAACCACGGCCGGAGTTAGCGGGAGTTCGATCGATTATTGCGGATAGATACGAAGAGGAAATATTTCGTTTAATTCGAGACAGTAAACCGATGTCGATGGCGCATTTGAAACCGTGTCGACAGGCGTTAGCCGTGAATAACCCTTTATTGCATTTACCCGGTGCCGG gAAAGTCTATGTGTTGTATTTCAATCAGCGCAGCAGTGAAGACTACACCGTTGTAGCCCTGCTGTGCAAATGTTCAGGGCTGTTTTTCGTCGAAGGAGTCGACCCATTCGGGCTGCATAAAGGCATGCTGAG ATTTACTCTGAAGAATAATGTTATACTGTTCATCGGGTCGGCATCTCCGTATTTCGTGTACAAGCCGCCGTCGACTGAACCCATCGGGAATGAATTCTTCACCGGAAACGAGAGATAA